In a single window of the Bradyrhizobium erythrophlei genome:
- the glgA gene encoding glycogen synthase GlgA, with the protein MKVLFVTTEMDDFVRVGGLAAVSAALPRALRLWSDVRIILPGYRDVVEQFTHIEIVGECPALAEMLACSLGLASTRDGLPVYVLLCPQLYDRPGNPYGDASGRDWPDNDVRFGRFASAAAQLAAGTLDKNWAADLVHANDWQAALVPAYLAWNAVRIPTILTIHNLAYQGLFPKESLRRIGAPEDSFHIDGLEFYDKLSFLKGGIVYASHLTTVSETYAREITTSGLGCGLEGLLRRRSDAAQLTGILNGIDESWDPRVCAQLAQPFGAGDWEGKRANADYVRQQFGLALSRGPIFGLVARLVHQKGVDLVLSAADEIIEAGGQIIVTGSGEPAIEQALVDAHRRRPDAIGVVIGFNDGQARRIFAGSDFTLMPSRFEPCGLSQMYAQRFGSLPIGHQTGGLAETIKDGETGFLFSQPSTESFLGGIRRAFTTFMAKDRLNSMRRSAMARSFSWDISAACYGALYRKTVSP; encoded by the coding sequence TTGAAAGTCTTGTTTGTTACGACTGAGATGGACGACTTTGTCCGCGTGGGCGGGCTCGCCGCCGTTTCAGCGGCCCTGCCCCGGGCATTGCGGCTCTGGAGCGACGTCAGGATCATCCTCCCCGGTTATCGGGACGTTGTCGAACAATTCACGCATATCGAAATCGTTGGCGAATGCCCGGCACTGGCGGAAATGCTGGCCTGCTCGCTTGGGCTGGCGTCGACCAGGGACGGGCTGCCGGTCTACGTTCTGCTCTGCCCGCAATTGTACGACCGTCCCGGCAACCCGTATGGCGATGCGTCGGGCCGGGATTGGCCGGACAACGACGTGCGCTTCGGCCGATTTGCCTCCGCCGCTGCCCAGCTTGCCGCAGGCACTCTGGACAAGAATTGGGCAGCGGACCTGGTCCACGCCAACGACTGGCAGGCCGCGCTGGTCCCGGCCTACCTCGCCTGGAACGCGGTCAGGATTCCCACCATCCTGACCATCCACAACCTGGCCTATCAGGGCCTGTTCCCGAAGGAATCGCTGCGCCGGATCGGCGCGCCCGAGGACTCCTTCCATATCGACGGCCTCGAATTCTACGACAAGCTGTCCTTCCTCAAGGGCGGCATCGTCTACGCTTCGCATCTGACCACGGTCAGCGAGACCTATGCCAGGGAGATCACGACCTCGGGGCTCGGCTGCGGGCTCGAGGGTCTGTTGCGCCGTCGGTCCGATGCCGCGCAGCTGACGGGAATATTGAACGGGATCGACGAAAGCTGGGATCCCCGGGTCTGCGCCCAGCTGGCGCAGCCGTTTGGCGCCGGGGACTGGGAAGGCAAGCGCGCCAATGCCGACTACGTCCGCCAGCAGTTCGGCCTGGCGCTGTCCCGTGGTCCGATTTTCGGCCTCGTGGCCCGCCTCGTTCACCAGAAAGGCGTCGATCTGGTGCTGTCCGCCGCGGACGAGATCATCGAGGCCGGAGGGCAGATCATCGTGACCGGCAGCGGCGAGCCTGCAATCGAACAGGCGCTGGTCGACGCACATCGCCGCCGGCCGGATGCGATCGGCGTCGTGATCGGTTTCAACGACGGACAGGCCCGGCGGATTTTCGCCGGCAGCGATTTTACCCTGATGCCGTCGCGTTTCGAACCCTGCGGGCTCAGCCAGATGTACGCGCAGAGGTTCGGATCGCTGCCGATCGGCCACCAGACCGGAGGACTGGCGGAAACCATCAAGGACGGCGAAACCGGCTTTCTGTTCTCGCAACCCTCGACGGAATCGTTTCTCGGCGGTATCCGCCGCGCGTTCACGACGTTCATGGCGAAAGATCGCCTCAACTCCATGCGCCGCAGCGCGATGGCGCGATCGTTCAGCTGGGACATTTCCGCGGCCTGCTACGGCGCGCTGTACCGCAAGACGGTGTCGCCCTGA
- a CDS encoding CaiB/BaiF CoA transferase family protein, which yields MTIAGIDEGNLTKSFQGLRVLDFSTTIAGPHCTRMLADMGAEVIKIEAVEGETMRTRPPLRNSCSTVFGQLNVGKKSLVLDLKSPDAIDIIHRLVAGSDILVENFRPGVMRRLKLDYGSLRELNPKLIYCSISGYGQTGPSAELPAYAPVIHAASGYDMAHLSYQPGRTRPDYCGIYHADVVTGVYAFGAISAALYQRHGTQKGQHIDVSMLESMLSLTLNELQWSQFEVSLPKRPMFGPLETADGYVMVAVASEKTFQSLVKAAGHPEFIADPRFARYADRRDNWEDLMNGVETWSRRLTTEQCLVELNGHGVPCSAYRTVAEALRDPQIAHRGALSEVNDGGGSFKVLNLPFRMSGTNVSAGKRIATLGEHTLEFLRETGRSEDEIAAFSGKSLAADRG from the coding sequence ATGACGATAGCGGGAATCGATGAGGGTAATTTGACGAAGAGTTTTCAGGGCCTTCGCGTGCTGGATTTTTCGACCACGATCGCCGGTCCGCATTGCACCCGGATGCTGGCCGACATGGGGGCGGAGGTCATCAAGATCGAGGCGGTCGAAGGCGAGACGATGCGAACCCGTCCGCCGCTTCGCAACAGCTGCAGCACCGTGTTCGGCCAGCTCAATGTCGGCAAGAAGAGTCTCGTGCTCGACCTGAAATCGCCAGACGCGATCGACATCATCCACCGGCTTGTCGCCGGCAGCGATATCCTGGTCGAGAATTTTCGCCCGGGGGTGATGCGAAGACTGAAGCTCGACTATGGCTCGCTGCGAGAGCTCAACCCGAAACTGATCTATTGCTCGATTTCCGGATACGGCCAGACAGGTCCGTCCGCCGAGCTGCCGGCCTACGCGCCGGTCATCCATGCCGCTTCCGGTTACGATATGGCCCACCTGTCGTACCAGCCCGGGCGAACCCGGCCTGACTATTGCGGTATCTATCACGCCGATGTGGTCACGGGTGTCTATGCGTTCGGGGCGATTTCGGCGGCGTTGTATCAGCGTCACGGCACTCAAAAGGGTCAGCACATCGACGTCTCGATGCTGGAATCCATGCTCAGCCTGACCTTGAACGAATTGCAGTGGTCGCAATTCGAGGTGAGCCTGCCCAAGCGGCCGATGTTCGGGCCGCTCGAGACCGCGGATGGATATGTGATGGTCGCGGTGGCCAGCGAGAAGACGTTCCAGAGCCTGGTCAAGGCAGCCGGTCATCCGGAGTTTATCGCCGACCCGCGCTTTGCCAGATATGCCGACCGCCGCGACAATTGGGAAGATCTGATGAACGGGGTCGAGACCTGGTCGCGCCGGCTCACGACCGAACAATGCCTGGTCGAACTGAATGGTCATGGCGTTCCCTGTTCGGCCTACCGCACGGTGGCCGAAGCCCTGCGCGATCCGCAAATCGCCCATCGCGGGGCTTTGTCCGAAGTCAACGATGGTGGAGGCAGCTTCAAGGTCCTGAACCTGCCGTTCCGCATGTCCGGAACCAATGTGTCCGCGGGAAAGCGGATCGCCACCCTCGGCGAGCACACGCTTGAATTCCTCAGGGAGACCGGCCGCTCGGAAGATGAAATCGCGGCCTTCTCGGGGAAATCGCTGGCCGCGGATCGGGGCTGA
- a CDS encoding alcohol dehydrogenase, whose product MKSFKVTDFNAPLQEVDEPTPQPSGTQVLIKVKAAGVCHSDLHIWEGGYDLGHGRKPLSLRDRGVSLPRTMGHETVGEVIALGPDAKADAGDLKVGDIALVYPWLGCGKCETCLAGEENMCSKPASLGVYCDGGYADHMTVPHPRYLLNLRGLDPVTAAPYACSGVTTYSALKKVESSFDTPIVIFGAGGLGLMALSLLKAMGGKGAIVVDIDARKREAAEKAGALATVDGSASDALEQLAKKAGGPIRAVIDLVGNPKTTQLGFDCLTKGGKLVIVGLFGGGAPWALPLIPIKAITIQGSYVGNLRETQELLDLVRTKRIAPIPVTPMPLAKANEALVDLQKGRLVGRAVLTP is encoded by the coding sequence ATGAAGAGTTTCAAGGTCACCGATTTCAACGCGCCCTTGCAGGAGGTGGACGAGCCGACTCCGCAACCGTCGGGGACGCAGGTGCTGATCAAGGTCAAGGCCGCCGGCGTCTGCCACAGCGACCTCCACATCTGGGAAGGCGGCTACGATCTCGGCCACGGACGAAAACCGCTGTCGCTCAGGGATCGTGGCGTGTCGCTGCCGCGGACGATGGGGCATGAGACTGTCGGCGAAGTCATTGCGCTCGGGCCGGATGCCAAGGCCGATGCCGGCGATCTCAAGGTCGGCGACATTGCGCTGGTCTATCCCTGGCTCGGCTGCGGCAAATGCGAGACCTGTCTCGCCGGCGAGGAGAACATGTGCTCGAAGCCCGCGTCCCTCGGCGTCTATTGCGACGGCGGCTATGCCGACCACATGACGGTGCCGCATCCGCGCTATCTCCTGAATCTCAGGGGGCTCGATCCCGTCACCGCGGCGCCCTATGCGTGCTCCGGCGTCACCACCTACAGCGCGCTGAAGAAGGTCGAGTCCAGCTTCGATACGCCGATCGTGATCTTCGGCGCCGGCGGCCTCGGCCTGATGGCGCTGTCGCTGTTGAAGGCGATGGGCGGCAAGGGCGCCATCGTGGTCGACATCGACGCGCGCAAGCGCGAGGCCGCGGAAAAAGCCGGCGCGCTGGCGACCGTCGACGGCAGCGCGTCCGATGCGCTGGAGCAACTCGCCAAAAAGGCTGGCGGACCGATCCGCGCGGTGATCGATCTCGTCGGCAATCCCAAGACCACGCAGCTCGGCTTCGACTGCCTGACCAAGGGCGGCAAGCTCGTGATCGTCGGCCTGTTCGGCGGCGGCGCGCCGTGGGCGCTGCCGCTGATTCCGATCAAGGCGATCACCATCCAGGGCAGCTATGTCGGAAACTTGCGGGAGACGCAGGAATTGCTCGATCTCGTGCGCACCAAAAGGATCGCGCCCATACCGGTGACGCCGATGCCGCTCGCCAAGGCCAACGAGGCGCTGGTCGACCTGCAGAAGGGCCGGCTGGTCGGCCGCGCCGTGCTCACGCCGTAA
- a CDS encoding isocitrate/isopropylmalate dehydrogenase family protein encodes MSANNALHIAVLSGDGIGPEVMAPALEVLRKIEQTTDLKFRFTEAPAGANEYLATGKSMPESTVRLCDEADAILLGACGLPSVRYPDNTEIMPQVELRFHFDLYAGVRPARLIPGVPSPIVGADARGIDLVVIRESTEGLFASMGKGVVTDTEARETLVITRKTSERLFEFSFRLAERRKARGKPGQLTCVDKANVFKAFAFFREMFDEAAKRHPDVKTDRLYVDACSALLVKRPWDFDVMVMENMFGDILSDMTAGLIGGMGMAPSADIGDRHAVFQPCHGTAPDIMGQGKANPTGMILSAAMMLDWLADKHGIEQAAEAAESIERAVDKVYADGIKPMEFGGRNGTADIAKAVLAAL; translated from the coding sequence ATGTCCGCCAACAACGCACTCCACATCGCCGTGCTCTCGGGCGACGGTATCGGCCCCGAGGTGATGGCGCCGGCGCTCGAAGTGCTGCGCAAAATCGAACAAACCACGGACCTGAAATTTCGCTTCACCGAGGCGCCGGCCGGCGCCAACGAGTATCTTGCGACCGGCAAGTCGATGCCTGAGAGCACTGTGCGGCTGTGCGACGAAGCCGACGCGATCCTGCTCGGCGCCTGCGGGCTGCCGTCGGTGCGCTACCCCGATAACACCGAGATCATGCCGCAGGTGGAGTTGCGCTTTCATTTCGACCTCTATGCCGGCGTGCGGCCGGCGCGGCTGATCCCGGGCGTGCCGAGCCCGATCGTCGGCGCCGATGCGCGCGGCATCGACCTCGTCGTAATCCGCGAATCCACCGAAGGCCTGTTCGCCTCGATGGGGAAGGGCGTCGTCACCGACACCGAAGCGCGCGAGACGCTGGTGATCACGCGCAAGACGTCGGAGCGGCTGTTCGAATTTTCCTTCCGTCTCGCCGAACGCCGCAAGGCGCGGGGAAAGCCGGGTCAGCTTACCTGCGTCGACAAGGCCAATGTGTTCAAGGCGTTTGCGTTCTTCCGCGAGATGTTCGACGAGGCCGCGAAGCGCCACCCGGACGTCAAGACCGACCGGCTCTATGTCGACGCCTGCTCGGCGCTGCTGGTGAAGCGGCCCTGGGATTTCGACGTGATGGTGATGGAGAACATGTTCGGCGATATTCTCTCCGACATGACCGCCGGTTTGATCGGCGGCATGGGCATGGCGCCGTCGGCCGACATCGGCGACCGTCACGCCGTGTTTCAGCCATGCCACGGCACCGCGCCCGATATCATGGGGCAGGGCAAGGCCAATCCGACCGGGATGATTCTCTCCGCCGCGATGATGCTGGACTGGCTCGCCGACAAGCACGGAATCGAGCAGGCCGCCGAAGCGGCTGAAAGCATCGAGCGCGCGGTCGACAAGGTCTATGCCGACGGAATCAAGCCGATGGAATTCGGCGGCCGCAACGGTACGGCGGATATCGCCAAGGCGGTGCTGGCGGCGTTGTAG
- a CDS encoding IS110 family transposase: MADCSEVFVGLDTSKLRNAVAIAEGGRNGEVRYLGEIENTEAATCKLVKKLAAQHRRLTFCYEAGPTGYDLHRLIKTLGHECVVVAPSLIPKKPGDRVKTNRRDALNLAKLLRAGELTAVWVPDARHEAMRDLVRAREAAVADLKSKRQQVLSLLLRLGRHYTGKRTWTRAHMNWLVSQKLAHREQRIAFEEMLLAVRQADERVIRLERAIAAAVTDWSLAEVVRALMAVRGLDLISATIFLAEIGDLSRFATPRQLMAYLGLVPGEESTGDRVWRGGITKAGNHRARRILVECSWSYRHPPRVGKKKLGKVEAAPPAVQEIAWKAQARLTARYRALARRGKRPTLVVTAIARELSGFIWAVSRAIGAPTTPAM, translated from the coding sequence ATGGCGGATTGTAGCGAAGTTTTCGTTGGTCTTGATACCTCGAAGTTGCGCAATGCAGTGGCAATTGCGGAGGGCGGGCGGAACGGCGAGGTGCGGTATCTCGGCGAGATTGAGAACACGGAGGCGGCGACGTGCAAGCTGGTGAAGAAGCTTGCGGCGCAGCATCGGCGACTGACGTTCTGCTATGAGGCCGGGCCGACCGGGTATGATCTGCACCGGTTGATCAAAACCCTCGGCCACGAGTGTGTGGTAGTGGCGCCATCGCTGATCCCGAAGAAGCCGGGCGATCGGGTGAAGACCAATCGGCGTGACGCGCTCAATCTGGCCAAGCTGTTGCGCGCGGGCGAACTGACCGCGGTCTGGGTTCCGGATGCGCGGCACGAGGCGATGCGGGACCTGGTGCGGGCGCGCGAGGCTGCTGTCGCCGACCTCAAATCCAAACGCCAGCAGGTTTTGTCGTTGCTGCTGCGGCTCGGCCGGCATTATACGGGCAAGAGAACCTGGACTAGGGCCCATATGAACTGGCTGGTGAGCCAGAAGCTCGCCCACCGCGAACAACGCATCGCATTCGAGGAGATGCTGTTGGCGGTCCGGCAAGCCGACGAGCGCGTGATCCGGCTCGAGCGGGCGATCGCCGCAGCAGTGACGGACTGGTCGCTTGCAGAGGTGGTGAGGGCACTGATGGCCGTGCGCGGTCTCGATCTCATTTCGGCTACGATTTTTCTCGCCGAGATCGGCGACCTGTCGCGCTTTGCAACCCCGCGCCAATTGATGGCCTATCTTGGCTTGGTGCCGGGCGAAGAGTCGACTGGTGACAGGGTCTGGCGCGGCGGCATCACCAAGGCCGGCAACCACCGGGCGCGGCGCATTCTGGTGGAGTGCTCCTGGAGCTACCGCCATCCCCCACGCGTCGGCAAGAAGAAGCTTGGCAAGGTGGAAGCCGCACCGCCCGCCGTCCAGGAGATCGCTTGGAAGGCGCAGGCGCGCCTGACCGCGCGCTACCGCGCATTGGCACGGCGTGGCAAACGGCCGACCCTCGTGGTGACCGCGATTGCGCGTGAGCTGTCGGGCTTCATTTGGGCAGTCAGTCGCGCCATCGGCGCGCCGACGACGCCGGCGATGTGA
- a CDS encoding enoyl-CoA hydratase, giving the protein MLDVPKNNENKKSDKSHADGKILQSVADGVGVITFNNPDKRNAMSLDMWEGLGHALVELRDDPEVRVVILVGAGDKAFVSGADISQFEKTRHNAAASEEYSKRSAAQRALLANYPKPIIACIHGFCLGGGMQVAMAADIRIAAEHSQFGIPAAKLGIAYGYDGLRNLVSLVGPSWARLLMYTGMRIDSAEAVRIGLIDRMVPDTELWGATMEIARTISGNAPLAIQAAKITIAQVLKDPGERDMDAIKQAGIACMDSEDFREGRRAFMEKRKPEFRGR; this is encoded by the coding sequence ATGCTGGATGTCCCCAAAAACAACGAAAACAAGAAATCAGACAAATCCCACGCCGACGGCAAGATCCTCCAAAGCGTCGCTGACGGCGTCGGGGTCATCACCTTCAACAATCCCGACAAGCGCAATGCGATGTCGCTCGACATGTGGGAGGGGCTCGGCCACGCGCTGGTGGAACTGCGCGACGATCCCGAGGTGCGGGTGGTGATCCTGGTCGGCGCCGGCGACAAGGCGTTCGTCTCGGGCGCCGATATCAGCCAATTCGAGAAAACCCGCCACAACGCCGCGGCCTCGGAGGAATATTCCAAGCGCAGCGCCGCGCAGCGCGCTTTGCTGGCGAACTACCCGAAACCGATCATCGCCTGCATCCACGGCTTCTGCCTCGGCGGCGGCATGCAGGTGGCGATGGCGGCGGATATCCGCATCGCCGCCGAGCACAGCCAGTTCGGGATTCCCGCCGCCAAGCTCGGCATCGCCTATGGCTATGACGGATTGCGCAATCTGGTCTCGCTGGTCGGCCCGTCCTGGGCGCGGCTCCTGATGTACACGGGCATGCGGATCGACTCCGCCGAAGCAGTGCGGATCGGCCTGATCGACCGCATGGTGCCCGACACCGAGCTGTGGGGCGCGACCATGGAGATCGCCCGCACCATTTCCGGCAACGCGCCCTTGGCGATCCAGGCCGCCAAGATCACCATCGCGCAGGTGCTGAAAGACCCCGGCGAGCGCGACATGGACGCGATCAAGCAGGCCGGCATCGCCTGCATGGACAGCGAAGATTTTCGCGAGGGCCGCCGCGCGTTCATGGAAAAGCGCAAGCCGGAGTTCAGGGGGCGGTAG
- a CDS encoding glutathione S-transferase family protein, producing MMILHHGWRSSASRRVRLCLEEKGLSYQGHHVDMAKLEHHSPEYLKINPNGVIPTLIHDGRPLHESGTICEYLDESFPDPPLRPEAPYERALMRNWIRHIDGLIHNLIIFNWRHHLQKTAQQWSDEELAEMLKKVPSKERQESWLRVARKPYTEEERAAARAKLVTLLLDRMEEALKPSGWLVGKAYSIADISAVPFVKRIDEEIAPDEMSAQKHPRVADWWTTIQARPAFARANFGPFLES from the coding sequence ATGATGATCCTTCACCACGGCTGGCGCTCGAGCGCCTCGCGGCGGGTGCGGTTGTGCCTGGAGGAAAAGGGCCTCAGCTATCAGGGCCATCACGTCGACATGGCGAAGCTGGAACATCATTCGCCGGAATATCTCAAGATCAACCCGAACGGCGTGATCCCGACGCTGATCCATGACGGCAGGCCGCTGCACGAGAGCGGCACCATCTGCGAATATCTCGACGAAAGCTTTCCCGATCCGCCGCTGCGCCCGGAGGCGCCTTACGAGCGCGCGCTGATGCGCAACTGGATCCGGCACATCGACGGTCTGATCCACAATCTCATCATCTTCAACTGGCGGCATCATTTGCAGAAGACGGCACAGCAATGGTCGGATGAGGAACTGGCCGAGATGCTCAAGAAGGTCCCGAGCAAGGAACGCCAGGAATCCTGGCTGCGGGTGGCGCGAAAACCCTATACCGAGGAAGAACGCGCTGCGGCGCGGGCCAAACTGGTGACGCTGTTGCTGGACCGGATGGAGGAAGCCCTGAAGCCGTCGGGCTGGCTGGTGGGCAAGGCCTATTCGATCGCGGATATCTCGGCGGTGCCTTTCGTCAAGCGGATCGACGAGGAAATCGCGCCGGACGAAATGAGCGCCCAGAAACATCCCCGCGTTGCCGACTGGTGGACGACGATACAGGCCCGGCCGGCCTTCGCGCGGGCGAATTTCGGTCCGTTTCTGGAATCGTGA
- a CDS encoding glycosyltransferase family 39 protein — MTELMPAGGYISGVAKRALSPRDAIRWIARFEPHDIATVMLLATLVFVALLTYKGYAISNDEGVQHQYGELIIAYYTSGFRDQSLFSFQNLYLYGGMFDIIAVGLSHLVPVDPYDLRHIVCALMGIGGIGAAAATGRLIAGPRAGLIAATSLTLCGAWYGSMFNHTKDIPFAAAMIGATLFLIRIARLLPSPRAGDIAAFGLLAGAACGERVIGLLLAIYVGFAIVLYLPWRDRDGTRLRFAVKSLVSMLPALTLAYVIMILAWPWAALAPLNPIRGLLAFSEFNYSIRTVLVGQIYEMADVPRLYVPIYIAIRVPLLMLFGAALAMISAGLPGRASNSGQHRAITLVSLMVIFPLACQVIWRGPAFTGMRHFLFLIPALAVLAGIGLDKALAALTTRGRMAASGGLAIVTAGFLWDAVTLIRLHPYEYLFYNSLVGGLEGASRRYDLDYWFSSMPEAIGQLEAYLRRTAPGDANWSTEVYSVAVCGERLPFEKAVTLPQLHWDFMPEWKQSQFFIAPTQLNCDRDLDGEIVGAVERLGVTIAYVKDRRALTRPVASATSDRASAEYSLSVCPETSGRIAEFSEHEAD; from the coding sequence ATGACCGAGTTGATGCCAGCCGGGGGATACATTTCCGGCGTTGCGAAGAGAGCTCTGTCCCCCCGAGACGCGATACGATGGATCGCGCGCTTCGAGCCCCATGATATCGCCACCGTCATGCTCCTGGCGACGCTCGTGTTCGTCGCGCTGCTGACCTACAAGGGCTATGCGATCTCCAACGATGAAGGAGTGCAGCATCAATACGGCGAATTGATCATCGCCTACTATACGAGCGGCTTCCGGGACCAGAGCCTCTTCAGCTTCCAGAACCTTTATCTCTATGGAGGCATGTTCGATATCATTGCCGTCGGCCTCAGTCATCTGGTCCCGGTCGATCCCTACGATCTGCGTCATATCGTCTGCGCCCTGATGGGTATCGGCGGGATCGGTGCGGCCGCGGCGACAGGGCGGCTGATCGCGGGTCCGCGCGCGGGCCTGATCGCCGCGACCAGCCTGACCTTGTGCGGCGCCTGGTATGGCTCAATGTTCAACCATACCAAGGACATTCCCTTTGCCGCCGCGATGATCGGAGCGACGCTGTTTTTGATCCGCATCGCACGTCTGCTGCCGTCGCCACGCGCCGGCGACATCGCAGCCTTTGGCCTGCTGGCCGGCGCTGCGTGCGGCGAACGGGTGATCGGTTTGCTGCTGGCGATATATGTCGGCTTTGCCATCGTCCTGTACCTGCCCTGGCGAGACCGCGACGGCACGCGGCTGCGCTTTGCGGTCAAATCGCTGGTATCGATGCTGCCGGCGCTGACGCTGGCCTATGTCATCATGATCCTGGCCTGGCCCTGGGCGGCGCTGGCACCGCTCAATCCGATTCGCGGCCTGCTCGCATTCTCCGAATTCAACTACTCCATCCGGACGGTCCTCGTCGGCCAGATCTACGAGATGGCGGATGTGCCGCGGCTTTATGTGCCGATCTACATTGCGATCCGAGTGCCGCTCCTGATGCTGTTCGGTGCTGCGCTGGCGATGATATCCGCCGGATTGCCGGGTCGCGCATCGAATTCCGGACAGCACAGGGCGATCACCCTGGTCTCGCTGATGGTCATTTTTCCGCTGGCCTGCCAGGTGATCTGGCGCGGCCCGGCATTCACCGGAATGCGCCATTTTCTGTTTTTGATCCCGGCGCTGGCGGTGCTGGCAGGTATCGGTCTCGACAAGGCTCTTGCGGCGCTCACGACGCGCGGTCGCATGGCTGCTTCCGGCGGGCTCGCGATCGTAACCGCAGGCTTCCTCTGGGACGCCGTGACCCTGATCAGGCTGCACCCCTACGAATACCTGTTTTACAACTCCTTGGTCGGAGGTCTCGAAGGGGCATCACGACGCTACGACCTCGACTACTGGTTCAGCAGCATGCCCGAGGCTATCGGTCAGCTGGAAGCCTATCTGCGCCGCACCGCGCCGGGCGATGCGAATTGGTCAACGGAGGTCTATTCCGTCGCGGTGTGCGGCGAACGCCTGCCGTTCGAGAAGGCGGTCACGCTGCCGCAACTGCATTGGGATTTCATGCCGGAATGGAAACAGTCCCAGTTTTTCATCGCGCCAACGCAACTGAATTGCGACAGGGATCTCGACGGCGAGATCGTCGGCGCGGTCGAACGGCTCGGCGTTACCATCGCCTACGTCAAGGACCGCCGGGCGTTGACCCGGCCCGTGGCAAGTGCGACCAGCGACCGCGCTTCGGCCGAGTACAGTCTCAGTGTCTGTCCGGAGACTTCAGGCCGGATTGCAGAGTTTTCTGAGCATGAAGCGGATTGA
- a CDS encoding IS5 family transposase (programmed frameshift) — translation MWTSKNRARYDRSMLRYPSDLTDDEWRLVEPLIPPGKTGGGKRTVIMREVVNGLMYILSTGCQWRAIPKDLPPKSSVHDYFDLWTYDGTLERIHDALYQQCREQAQRKASPTAAIIDSQSVKSAEKGGRFIDPHGYDAGKKIKGKKRHILVDTVGLLLHAVVHPADIQDRDGGALVMTTLFGMFPFLKKLFVDSGYKGPKFANALAKLRPHIEIEIVKRSDQVSSFVVLPKRWIVERTIAWLNRCRRLAKDWECLNRKALAFLRLASIRFMLRKLCNPA, via the exons ATGTGGACGAGCAAGAATCGCGCCCGATACGACCGCAGCATGTTGCGCTATCCGAGCGATCTGACCGACGACGAATGGAGACTGGTCGAACCGCTGATCCCGCCGGGCAAGACTGGCGGTGGCAAGCGCACGGTGATCATGCGGGAGGTGGTGAACGGCCTCATGTACATTCTCTCGACCGGCTGTCAGTGGCGCGCGATCCCGAAGGACCTGCCGCCGAAAAGCTCGGTCCACGACTACTTCGACCTGTGGACCTATGACGGCACATTGGAACGAATCCACGATGCGCTCTATCAGCAGTGTCGAGAACAAGCCCAGCGGAAAGCCAGTCCGACTGCCGCCATCATCGATAGCCAGAGCGTGAAAAGCGCGGAAAAAGGGGGGCGTT TCATTGATCCGCACGGCTACGATGCGGGCAAGAAGATCAAGGGCAAGAAGCGGCACATTCTTGTCGACACAGTAGGTCTCCTGCTCCACGCCGTCGTTCATCCGGCCGACATCCAGGATCGCGATGGCGGCGCTCTCGTCATGACGACATTGTTCGGGATGTTTCCGTTTTTGAAGAAGCTGTTCGTCGATAGCGGATATAAAGGACCGAAATTTGCCAATGCGCTTGCGAAACTTCGACCGCATATCGAGATCGAAATCGTCAAACGTTCCGATCAGGTCAGCAGCTTCGTGGTGTTGCCCAAACGCTGGATCGTCGAGCGCACCATTGCGTGGCTCAACCGCTGCCGCCGCCTGGCCAAGGATTGGGAGTGCCTCAACCGAAAGGCGTTGGCGTTCTTGCGACTCGCCTCAATCCGCTTCATGCTCAGAAAACTCTGCAATCCGGCCTGA
- a CDS encoding DUF2059 domain-containing protein — protein MSLLPIKRLIVVGSILVFSIGTARAQTPSPEAMAAARDLVTTLKLSDQYKALLPVILLGLKPALVQDRPEIERDYNAMMPTIADAYTPYYNAMVDGIATVYANSFSVDELHQIAAFYRQPVGQKFLGKSQAILQQSAQIGEDTGRKAAEDLKTSLTQALRQKGHKL, from the coding sequence ATGTCCTTACTCCCGATCAAACGTCTGATCGTTGTCGGCAGCATACTTGTGTTTTCGATCGGCACGGCACGGGCGCAGACGCCCTCGCCCGAAGCCATGGCGGCGGCGCGCGACCTGGTTACTACGCTGAAGCTTTCCGATCAGTACAAGGCGCTTCTGCCGGTCATTCTGCTGGGTCTCAAGCCCGCTTTGGTACAGGACAGGCCGGAAATCGAACGTGACTACAACGCGATGATGCCCACGATCGCGGATGCGTACACCCCCTATTACAACGCGATGGTCGATGGCATCGCCACGGTCTATGCCAACAGCTTTTCGGTGGACGAGCTTCATCAGATAGCGGCGTTCTATCGTCAGCCCGTGGGTCAGAAATTCCTCGGAAAATCGCAGGCGATCTTGCAGCAGAGTGCGCAGATTGGCGAGGACACCGGTCGCAAGGCGGCTGAGGATTTGAAAACGAGCTTGACCCAGGCGCTTCGCCAGAAAGGGCACAAGTTGTGA